The DNA window gtatcgatCCCTAGTCCGGAGCTTTTCCATAACAAGAACCAAGAGTTACTTACACAGCTCTCTGCACTCTCACTGACTCTGACTTTGGTGAAGAGACACTGGAGGGGTAATGGTGCATCTCAGTCTGTTCAGTACAGCAGTGTTCAGCAGGCTGGGTTTCCCTGTTTGGAGACAGATTAGTGATGGAAGACTGGTGGACCTGCTTAGAAAAGCTTATCTGACAGTGGGAACCTTATGTACCATGGACATGGATTCACTTTTCAATCCAAACTACACATATTAACAAACAGATGGTGTTTTGAACTAGATGTGCTCTAACCCAGAGATTCCAAACCAGGGGTACGTTTACCCCAGGGGGTACTTTTGCAGTTGCCAGGGGGTATGTGGAAAGAGTGTAAAGTAGCtcaactaataaaaaaaaataaaaaataggaaTTATGATTTAATTGGAACAATATATCCACATATTACCATGAACTCTGTAAAACCTGAACGCTacatgttgcagttatgtaagagtgtgtgaaaactagttagcaagcGAGCACAGAATAATAACTAAGTTAAAATTAGTGGCCAAATAGTTTGAATGATTAGCTAAAACTAAAGGAGAAACGGTTGAAATAGCCaacggttgaaatagttagctaacagTAATGGCTTAAAGTAAAGTTAATGGATATggttgaaacattcagcttcactccAAGTAGTAGTAGCCTAGATAGTAGTAGCCTAGATGTTTTGCAGTAGTAGTATTACTGACCAAACCTACCTAAATATTGGCAGTTCAATTGTATGAAATAATGAgcaatatccacttttatataatgaatagtgtTATACATTTGGAACACACATTGGGAATTGACGAAGGGATACGTACTGTAAGTTCATCTAGCATggttgggtggggggggggctcagaccaaaaaggttgggaaccactgaactAACCTAACACTTCCACATACATCtcttagtgcatgtataggtgtGAAAACATTGAAACTAACCCTAAGCCTAacccttgtgggattaataaaatatacattattatttttattattattattagccacCAAGGGactttaataaaaataacaaagggTAAAATGTGTTCATGCTGCTGAACCGCCAGGGTAAGATATGTAATGGAATACAACTTCAAAGTTCTTAACGGCCAGCCAACAGGCCTGGCTGACATTCTGTCTTTCAGAGGCTGTAGTGGTACGTTTGAAGGCTAGAAAGATATTGGCTCGTCGGGAAGTGAGCTAAAAAGGGAAAGGGAGGGTAAAAATTGCATAGCCATTTTCAAAGGAGTCCGTTGACCTCCCTCGCctcaagatatctgaatgaaaatgggtataaatgaagtataaagtataaatgttgtttttgcCTATATTCTGAAATGTATTTGAATATTTCTGCATACTAGGGTCCCTAAACAGTCCAACAGACAATGAGTACAATTGTATTCATGTGTGATGATGTCAGTCCCCAGTAAGTAGCCATTTCAATTAAGTGagacaatgttttttaaatctgaCCTCACAATAGCGCTCGCCATCCGGTCAccgaaaaaaaataattgtcaaaatctccaaatgtcaaaaaaatgttaaaccaaaaaAAGAGCATGCATTGTTCCATGATGTTCCTCAAAGTCTTGGTGTCTTAATGTGGAATTTTGAAGGATTTTTTGGACCATTTGTATCAATTCTCGAGtggtaaaaaaaattgttaaatgtTGCAACAAATCTGTGTAACAAATTGCAACCCCAACCCCAAAATTGCAGCAACAAATTATGAGACATAATGAGCATGCAAATGACCATCATATACTTCAATGATAATGTTCTAAGCCCTTATTATTTCACAATTTATTTTAACTATGTATGAATAACCCCTGGTGCCGGAATGCCAATAAACTTGTCAGTGTACAGTTGTTTAGTtataatttaattatattttaatatccAAGCACAATCCTGCATCTTACTGTATGAGAAAACCAATATCTACTCAACATGCTCTACCAATGCACAGTGTATTATTACTGGGCAGTGTTGTACAGAATATTCAATATATTACATACTAAAGTCAAAGATTATGGGCCGACCTTTAGTCTTTATTCTCATCTTTTGTTACCTTCtaatttagttatttttttaatatttgcctctttattgtattttcggtaacactttacttgaaggtaactacataagagtgacatgacagtgtcatgaacacatgacacagtgatgacacatgaaccctaaccctaactctaaccctaaccataaccataaccataacttgtcatgacaaaaaccaaatgacacttactaaaagaagcgttatgtcataaacattgtcatgtttatgacaagttcatgacagtgtcatgtcactcttatgtagatacctttaaGTAAAGTGTAACTGTATTTTCTACCATTTAATACATTTACctcatttgttttttgtgtttatgtgagtTGGCTGCTGTAACACTGCGATTTCCCATTGGGATTGCTAAAGTACTCCATCCTCGGAGGTAGTGGAATAAGATCCatcaggctttggatacacAGACAATGCTTGTTAGTGGGATACTATGGCTGATTTGTTGGTTTGGCTCTGCTAATTGGGAATTGTTGACCATTGGAAAAAGTACAGGACATCACAAGACATTTCCTTTAAGCCtttctcatgataaatacaatCACCCTTTGAAATTGAGTTAGCCATCATATGATAACaatattccactttgtttaaaattAGTCAGGTGATACATTTGAGTCCCTTGTCGTTTCGAGAAATATCAGTACGAgtgctagttttttttttaaaccagccTCCACGTTGCTGCTGTTTGCTAAGAATTAACCACTGAAATGCTTCAGAACTACACACTTCCGTTTCAGAGCTGCAATCTTTCCACTCCGTAAGGAATACAGCATGAAATGACTTTAGATGTTCTGAAATGTTAACACTGTTCAGCTTCTTCCAATAGAGCTGGACACGTGATGTGTTGGTAACAATAGTGTGCAGACAGGCTTCCAGAATTGAAGAATTTAAGGCTTTATTTATAACATACCATTTCTTTACGACCCATATAACAGTGGACTGTTTTACAATGAGAGACATTGCAATAAATACAGTTTGGGAATACAAAGGGGGAATAATATGAAAATATAGTCATGTAATAGAGCaaaggaagtgtgtctgtaaaATAGAGTCAGCTTGGGTTTGGTCATCTGCACTATCCGAACAGCCACCATGctcatcatttaaaaaataaaaacactatcTAGTGATTAAatgtagataaaaaaaaaaaaaggaataccAGTATCAAAAACTGTGGCTGAATACAGACGGAACACAGAGGGGAGAtcagtagggctgtcctcgattAAAGGAATTCTTAGTCAActaaagtccagttcagaccaaagattcacgaCGAGACGAGTGTAAACTTGTAACTTCTTTCAACGAGTCGGTCTGCAGCGTTCGGAAAGCTaccagtttacaccaatgagaCAAGACGAGACGGGACGgggtatcatctccatagcaacggcTCTTTGTACTTCCATCCGACTTCCAGGCATTTTaaagctgaatatttcatttgttgcgtctaaatatgaatgtggataacgttagtgatagtgagctgcagttacatttctagtgatgaatcggcgaaaacacgtTTTGTTTCTCTGATTCAGGGCTTTGTCCgaggcgctccctctcttccctcAGTCGTTGAGCTGAGTCGTTAACAGTTTGTAACAGAAATAACATGGATAATAGATCATTTTattgtagctgactttacaagATGACTTCTCTAttagctgttgaaacaggagacgtcccTTACAttgtaaaaccagcctctggagactccaccagctgagtcgcagccacaccatcagctggtttgagtcgagatgacacgggccggttcagaccgctttTGTCTACGATGTCCTAAAACAGTTTCGTCTTGTCGCAAATCtctggtctgaactgggcttgaCACTCGTGATTTTGTTGACTGATggaagaatcatgcaaaagcatggctttaaatcttgtgtttaccagagacgTGCTCGGAAGTTTCTTGGAAagaagtcattcagcatgaaaaatagactaaagaaatcttagtcgactaacgcCAAAACGAACGAtgagtcgactaatcgactaacaGGGGGCAGCCCTAATTAATGCTAAACATTTTGACACAGTCGATCATTCTACTCTATTGGATCGCCTTGAAAAGTGGCGTCAGGGATACTGCCCTCGGCTGGTTCAGATCTTACCTAACCATAAAATCGGTGACTCTGTATGTGCATACTGTGTGTGTCCGAGATCAGCCTAATGATGAATTCTCTTTGCGTGGATCGTCAGCCCAGTTTCAGTCAAGGAATACAAACACTGGAATGCAGCAGCTTCACCTGATGCTACGCCATCGGTCCACAGACTTATCACTACTTAAGTGTTCCATcatgaaaacacatttaaaaagtggGGTATTAAAAGACAATGCCGTGAAACATTTATCAGCACTGTATCTCATTATTCTATGCCACTACCGCTTCTCACAACCCTTTGCTGCTCAGATTAAAGAGTCTAGGTGAAGAAGGAAAAGCACTCAAAGCAACAATTCATCGTATGCttggagagaagaaaaagactAGTGAGGATAGCAAAAGACTTGCTCTGTTGCGTAGTTGATAAGAGTACACTAAGGTAATACTGATctggaggggaggggaggtcTCCGCTAATAGTCAATGCCCTGATCATTGTAATGGGCGCTGTAGTCATCATGGTAGCCTCCGTGGTACTCGTCCTCCGGGAACTCGGCCTGATAGTCACTGTCGCTGATCTCTGAGCCATTGGTGCCGGTGCCCTGGCTGCCGTTGGCGTGGATGACCGGCTCCGTTGGCGGGGCGCAGTACTTGGGGTCGTAGACCTGCCGCCCCAGGCCGTACACACTCATGCCCCGCTGAGACGCCACCTTGTTGGTGCCCATCTGGAGGGAGATGGTGGAGTTGTCCAGCGGCTGCTGCACCACCTTCTGGTCATAGATGTCTCTGCGGGTACCGGGGGCTGACATGCCCGCCTGCAGGAAACCACAACGCAGCGGAAACCTTACCACATGATGCAGGcagtgcacatactgtatactctCCTtgctagggttgggcatcgttttgattttaacaattctgattcaaATTCTGaatcttcctttcgattccagTTCTTTGAGGGGTGGTGTTAAAAACGGGTCTcaatgcttatttcacagataagagaaacattttattttgattcaatggggGTATACAGTTTtactgggctttttcaatgtaaagtAAAGCCACAATAGAGCGCcacttactgtgctccatggctgcaacacaacaagcgcctggaagAACAGTGGCTGCtacagaaaccaaaacttgcacatgttaaatttggaacagATGTTCCGAAACCAAAtgtttgaaacgattccaagttggaacggGTTCttgatgcccaatcctactccTTGCATTAATTGCTCTGTTCTAGGTGCACACATTCTTGTGGATGAATACATTTAAACTAgagctgcatgatatgaggGAAACATGCAATAACGTTGTTCAATATCGTGCTAACAAAATCACgcgcgataaataaacagatattgaaGTGTACTCCGTTCTGCATTTCAGCTGCTCTCAGTATTTTTGCTAaaacataacaaattaaacactgaattgaatataaaaggcactactaaaaaaaggaatgacagtTAAATTTTAGAGTGCAGTTTTCTACCGCCATTTTCTTTcaatacaaagaaatctgtCGAAAGAaagagtgtctttcgcgatgaGACGCAGCTTTCCGCAATGTGTTCATTGTTTGTTGTGCCATggcgataaaaaaaaatggtagaaataactagttcaaagtaatgaataaatggtagaattaacttatttttgttgttgctactgttaattgccttgttgctgaaatatgctgtagaaataaagttgccttgccttacaacctcagcctgtcagtcagtcagcagggcatagaaaccactgttgtgcctgcttgtgtcagaggaagtgtaatgtCAACAGCAACGCGatcgccattaatatcatattaaGCAGCAAACACTGTCTGTGTGAAGTTTCGataactgtaaccacacttgcaacCACTTTACTGGCATTGccgtgacttcaacaaaactgcagagacaACGTAGTTTGCTGGAGTTCGCACTGTCCCCACCtctgcgcgcatgtgtgtgtgtgtgtgtgtcggagccctgctctgtcaacatgcagagagtaCAGAGAAGCTCGCCCTTAGGCGCTCTCAGGTGCCAACATTTTGCACCgtttgatttaacgtgaatCGGTCCTAGGTAGTACCAACGTAATTCGGtcggtacccaaaaaagtacagagttcggtacccaaccctaatcaacagtcataccccttaggaccttagccaatgttagcattaattgccattaaaaaaaagaaaccgtgattaagtaaaaaaataaaaaattgcgattagacaattatgtaataattgttacaggcctagtcACACTAAGTATTCAATTGTTTTGGTCTCCTCTAGGGATTTATTGAAAATACAAAGATCCAATGAGAGCAGCATTAGAAGAGGAGTGGGTTTTAACCTGGCTGGCTCCTTTGTTGGTTCCCATCTGCAGGCTGATGGTGGTCTGGTCGTAGGGTTTGTCAGACTGAGTCTTTGGATCATACAGATGTCTTCTGGTTCCATAGGCAGTCATTCCAGCCTGACTCGCACACTTGTTTGTCCCCATCTGAGAACAAAAGGCCAGAGATGGGATCAAATCTAACCACATATCCTCTTACTTACagctacagtgcgtagtttctgtctcccccatgaggaattctaagtaatgacaagaaAACTgccggcgcgtccacatgatacaagccttccgtgatcgtttTAAAAGGTAGGATAActtggaggatgaggaggagcaaCCGGCTGTTTTGCGTCGGCAACACATTTTCTGGTACACATTACAGCCCTTGGATATCTATGATTTTGATTAATACTCACGCTTTTGTTTTCCACGAGGGGAGATACAGAGGATGACCAACCTGCTGGCAGCACACTTGGGTTAGATAACCTTCTAATtaacagctaacgttactaaTGTTAATTCAACAGTTTTCCAGTGTAGGCTATCATCATGTTTGTTATAAAATTGAATCTGTCCGTAACGTATATTACCCCATGAAGTTATTGTTCCACCAATCAATGTCACTGTTGGTATTGTGCACTAGATGGATGGAAACCCGATCCGAGCCTGACGGGACCCagcggtacccgacgggccgggccgggttcagaccatggatgtattaagagaactggatacagtgttcggcgggaagctccgtacgttccaatgaaagtgctcaaaagcgcataaagcaaacatggagctcggctcttccgcattgttggcccataacgctggttggctcacgatgggcatgcgcactagcaacaatttgtttgcgttgtcgtagcaaccgatagcaacatgcgcgttcatgagcttctctgtcgtgtctcttacaagtggcgaactcatgaactcgccgttttcattgtctaaaatattcactaacgttaaacactgttttcgttgttcccgatcgtttacatgcttagctaaataaacgatagatgtatttagctagacaaccaaggagatttaataattatgttgtgctactagctagctacctactaactagcactagctagctgttagcctgcagtttcgtgaacagagctcatccatggcttcagctctcatccacgttacaagctttacagcatacagccctcggatgtatcataagagagaaccaaggcgatgtaatcactatgtttgtagtaacgttatgtaggcatatagctagctatgtatagatcttaatacagccatgctagctacccctgatgttagcaaccagctagctagccgatagcccgccagtttgggaaacgctaatgacgttacatccacgtagctaacaggctttacagcagctacatacatccctgggatgtatcatgacttcataggataataccatggacgtattatggcgcttttccattacatggtacctgctcgactcgcctcgactctactcgccttttttggttttccattacgaaaaaaagtacctggtacctgctaacaggtactttttttgctgcctccagcttctttagaaactaaatgtgtcttctggcaacaacacacaccttcgttctgtgtgtgtgtcacgttaggtcacggcagtttactacggcgctgcttgtttacagttctgcggaggctccagcagagctttcaccgtatcctacgtacacacacacatgctggctcgacgcacacaccagctgacaaatgtatacatcaggccacatattacataggctacggtgaaagctctgcctgcgtggagcctccacagaactgtaaaacaagctcaagtggcctgatgtttatacttgtgcgctggtgtgtgcgtcgaaccggcagacgaccagccacgctgaggcggaactaaaatctgcaatggaaaacggacgcacagtgtgtcgtgtcgagtcgagcaggtaccatgtaatggaaaaacgccattaatagaacacatggtgaattacaaccattagctatatccattattacagctagctacatgagctcgggagaacagtcatgtgagcgggcgggcgcagtcccgcggctctgctcgcgtccactatgcgcgttcatcatgccaaatttaataattctggattcgcttttagtgaatgttaaaaatgttaaaaacgtaacgttttaaacaaggaccctttcagtgttcgggctggtaagttgatatacccagaaacaaattatccactGAAACacagacgtttctttcgccatacaaagtctatgtgaaaagtctttctgggccatggggtgcagtaccaccgttatccgctaagcccatggtggcttttagactcggcgctcttcctgggggcttggttcagacagatatttagaaatgatgttcgggttggGCTCGGTCAACATCAGCACGATAAAGCattgatttaaaacattttaaatttaaaacagcttatggacctttttcacagcagacatgttgacttgtcatagtaggaagaGCCCAGCTGACATTGatcaccttaacgatggctcagttccatcaagtgtcccagtaagctatttcagtgagtcagcatgaacactaccaggacctctcctaagtggaaggcagccatcattaatggttttgaataaagctgtgcttttcctactatgacatgtcaacatgtctgctgtgaaaaaggtctattatgTAACAtgagcttgttgccccgtgtgagctgatgacctcatctgttgacatttctgaatgccttcctacaattgcttaataaaagctttccacgcaaacaaatgtacatgtgtcattagtatgagaacaAAAAATAAGATggtaactgtgtcgggctcgggtcctCTGTCGGACgcaggccgggctcggacagaaaaatgcggcccgatccgcactctattGTGCACCAACGTTAGCTGTAGGTTAAGGTTAAATAATGATCACCTAATCATCAGTCGTAACTCTGTGTCCTGTTTTATGTACCTTTCTGAGGCTGTTTTTAGCTATTTTTAGCAATTAGCTTCTTTGCTAATTGCACGGTTAGAATAatcttattataataataaacattgGTTAAAGAATGGTGCTTTCCACTGATTGGCCATGGGAAGTGAAAACGTCATTTTCTGCGACAAAATGATGGTTAGTGTGGACTTTACGCCAGCGTAACTAAACATGGACACAACTTTAGTAtcaaactactactactactactactactactactgtactgGTCCGGATATAAGACCACCCGGATTTAAAAGactcatttttggaaaaatactCTAAAAAGCCAACTGTCGTTttcataaagaaaataattttatttgaaaataattctaataaaaacacattgaataaaacaaggtaggctgttctttttttattttattttttttaagattatttttttggggcattttcagcctttattttgataggacagctgaagacatgaaaggggagagagagggggggaatgacatgcagcaaagggccgcaggtcggagtcaaacccacggctgctgtgtcgaggagtaaacctctatatgtgggcacccctctaccagctgagctatctgggcgcccaagGCTGTTCtttttaacatcttttaaatcaaatattttcaatatctttttaGATGAAAGGGTCACATTTAAATTAACAGTAAATGTTTCCAAGGCCTTCAGGTGAATCTGGTAATGGGCAACCCATCATTTcgtttttctgtcatttaatcaCACACTCTCCTGTCAATCTCTTGGAAGCGGCCGCTTTGAGGACCACGGTAAGATTTTCTCCGGCTGTTTGCATTTTTAGACGGTGTaacatctccatgacaacgccTCGTTCTTTTTCCATTCTACTTCCGACTTGCAGGCTTTTtggtagctggatatatcatttgtttcgtttgtgtatgaatgtggataacgttagtgatagtgagatgcttgctacagttacatttctaatgatgaatcggcgaaaacacgttttatttcgctgattcactgctttgttctgacgccgctgggcgctctctctcttcagtctctctctatctctaacGTTACCGTACTTTCGGGCGCTCGTTTAGTGTGGACATTACACCTGAACTTAAGAGAGAGAACGCAGCTGGTGCAACAGGCTtctgtttctttatttaaaaggcAGTTATGTAGCAGTTTCTGTCATGGAATAGACTGGGGGTTTGTCCTAATTTAAAGGAGCTCCTAAACCTACCCTATTCTGGCTTTTAATGGCAAGTTTCAGATGGAATGGATGTTTCCCTGCAGGAGAAATAAGACTCTCTAGGGAAAATGCTGAATCTGTTTATTTCTCTTGCACAAATGTGGTTATACTTTAAGCTACAAACAAACCATCGGCTCTCAGTGACGTCAGCCTGaaatataagtgtgtgtgttggcctTAAGAAGCATTTTATCACCAGTCATAGTTACCTGCAGTCCAATGACACACTGACCGGCCTTGATCTTCTCATCGTCGAAATGTCGAGCCTGTTTGTCTGCATATTTCACCCCGATGTCAATCTTTGAGTCCATACCTTTGGTCTTTCCCTAACAGAGACGGCATGCTGGTCAAAGGACTGATGGGACATTAGATTTCAAATGGCAATAGAAAATGTGTTCCTCAGTAGACAATGACCCTCTGTTACTCTGCCTTCACTCACCATGCTGGCCAGTGCGAGCAGTGTAGTCTGGACTTGAGTCATGTTCCCATTTTCAAACAGGTCATTGGCCTCAAATATGTCATTGGGCTTTAGGCCAAAGGCCAGGATAGCTTTGATGAAATTCCCAAGGTTTTCCAGCTGCAGAGAGCAAcggaaaaagagaagaagagaaaaaaaaggagtgaCGGGGGCTGGGACAGGGAGTCCAACAAAAACCAGGAGGAAGCAACAACGGCACAAATAAAGCTGTTAGTGGAAAGCAGTGAAAGCTTCATGAATGAGTCCACTTCTCTCTTACAGGCTGGCTACATTACACGTCTAACGTACGTTCCAACACTACGCTTCCACTATTATCAATGAAACTGGCTACAccggacagagagcagcgtagT is part of the Sander lucioperca isolate FBNREF2018 chromosome 23, SLUC_FBN_1.2, whole genome shotgun sequence genome and encodes:
- the cnn3a gene encoding calponin-3a encodes the protein MTHFNKGPAYGLSAEVRSKIAQKYDTQKEEELRFWIEEVTGMSIGENFQKGLKDGVILCELINKLQPGSVKKINLSQLNWHKLENLGNFIKAILAFGLKPNDIFEANDLFENGNMTQVQTTLLALASMGKTKGMDSKIDIGVKYADKQARHFDDEKIKAGQCVIGLQMGTNKCASQAGMTAYGTRRHLYDPKTQSDKPYDQTTISLQMGTNKGASQAGMSAPGTRRDIYDQKVVQQPLDNSTISLQMGTNKVASQRGMSVYGLGRQVYDPKYCAPPTEPVIHANGSQGTGTNGSEISDSDYQAEFPEDEYHGGYHDDYSAHYNDQGIDY